AGAACGACGCTACCCTCCGCGCGGTGCTGCTCAACGGCACCGTGCTGTCGGGGAACGTCGAGCTTTGCGACATCGAGAACTCCCGGCTCAGCAATGCGCGTTTCATCGGAGCATCCCTGCGGCAGTCCGTGCTCAGCGATTCAGAATTCGACACCGTCGACTTCGCCAACTTCCGCGCCCAGGACGTCTCTCTGCTGCGGTGCACCGTCAGCACGAGCCGGCTGACCGGATCTCACTGGCAGTCCGGACAATTCACGGACGTCACGTTCGAGGGCGGACGAGCCGACATGGCCCTCTTCCGAGGCTCGAAGCTCAAGCGGGTCGTCTTCCAGAACGTCATCCTTCAGCAGGCCGACTTCCAGGGTGCCGAGCTGACGCACGTCGTCTTCGACGGCTGCAACGTGACCGGCGGCCAGTTCGCCAACGCCACGATGAAGCGAGTGGAGTTCAACAACTGCACGATGCTGGACATCGGCGGGACCGCCGGCCTGAAGGGCGCAACAGTACGAGGCCCAGGAGCCTTGGAACTGGCCCTGAGCCTCGCACGTGACGCCGGGATCGCGATCGAGCAGTAGGCCGTCAGGCCGCGACCGCCGGCTGATAGCCGGCGTAGTCCGGGTCGGAGATGCTGCGGGCGACCTGCGCGAAGTCGAGGGTCTCGGCCCACTCCGTCATCTCGTCGAGCAGCATCCGCCCATACCGCGTGAACTGCTCCCGCTGGACCTGCATGTCGGCACACGCTGCCCGCAGCGAGGCACCGTACTTCTCGACCAGGTCGCCAGTACCCAACCGGTCCTCGATGTACATGAGCGGGACCGCCACCACAGCGGCGTGGAAGGCGGCGTGCAGGGGCCGCTTCTGCCCGATCTTGACGGCGGACAGGGCCCGGTACTCGTCCTTCTCCAGCTCGGCCGGCGGGAGGGTGAACAGCGGCTCCACGACGTCGAGGATGAACAGGCCGGTGTGCAGGCCCTCGTGGACGATGCACTCCGCGTACTGCACGACGTCCCACTCCTTGCCGGGACTCATCAGCACCACGCCGGGCAGCGTGTTGGCGCTTCCGCCGCCGTCCGCACCGGAGTTGAAGACCACGATGTCCGTGACGAACAGGTCCACCCACTTGCCCAGGTCGGGGTTGATCTCGTGGACGAGCTGGAGGGCGGCAGAGATCATGCCGTCCCAGCGCTCGCGGGTGGGCCCGTCGGAGGCCGTGGCGGGCCCCACGATGTGCTCGAAGATCCTCTCCTCGCGGCAGTGCCGCGCCCAGGCACCATCCTCGTAGGAGACAGAGACGCCGGTCCCCTCCGCCGACATGGGGCGTAGGGGTGTGATGGCCTCGCGATAGGCCGCCGGCACAGCGTCAGCCCCCTCGGGGTACGTGCCGGTGATGGCGTGGCTGAAGCGAGCGGTCATCTCGAAGAGATGGCCGACGTTGAGGACGTGCACGGGTAGCTCCTTCACAGGGGTCGGACGGGGTGTGCCCCGGGCCGAGGAACAGCCCAGGGCCCGGGGCACACGAGGGACGTGACGTCAGAGCGTCACTGGGAGTCGGTCCAGCCGCCCATCATGAGCTGGTGGCCGTCCTGGCGGGAGCTGGTGACACGCGCCCGGATGGCGCCCGGCAGGCCCTGCGGGTCGCCCTGTACCGCCAGCACGACGCCGGTCAGCCGCTCGTTCGACATCGCCGGCGGGGTGGGGCCGGGGGGTTGCGTCATTGCTGCCTCCTGGTTGGTCCAGAAACGGGTTAGCGAGGGGATCTTTGCCGCCGGATTTCCGACGCTCTCGCCGTGGAGAAAGTTACCTACGAACCGGGGGCTCGGAAACACGGAAAAACATGATTCTTTGGAAATGGAATATGCCAGAATCTAGCCCCTGAATTCGGGCATGCCAAAAGGCCGGAGATGCCAATGCCGGCAACCCGGAAAGTGGGCAGGTGAATACCCCGAGCTGGCCTCTACAGGGAGACGGAACGTGAGATCAGCTCAGGGATTCGAACGTGCGAAATGAGTATTTGAATTCTTTCCCGTAACCACCTCCTTCCGCCAGACGATCTGAACGGAAATGCAGTGCTAGGAGGGCGCCCCGCCCACCCTCACAGAAAGCAGGGCGCCCCCGGCCTGCCCGCCAAGGAGCAAGCGGGCAGAGGTTCAGGAATGCGGAGCCTCGGTCGGCAGCCGCGTCACCCCGAGGGAACGGTCGTGTACGCGCTCCAGGTTGGCTGCGAGGGTCCTCTCCGGCTCCGGCTCCACGTCGTCCAGCGCGATCATGGAGCTGCGGATGACGTCGCACAGGCAGGCCACGAGATCTTCGAGGGTGTGGCTGGCGCCCTTGCGCGGGTTGTAGGCACGCACACCGATGAGGGCCTGGCAGGCGGCGCCGAAGTCCTGGCCGATCTTCAGCATGAGTTTGCTGATCGGCACCTCGCTGAAGCCGTCGAACCGCGAGAGGGCCGCCAGGAGCTGCTTGCGCGCTTTGTCATCGGCCGTGTACAGAGCCACCGCAGCGGTCAGGATGACGTCGCACAGCTCCTTCACCAACTCCGGCTTGTTCTGGGGGCCCGGGGCGAGCAGGGCCTCACAGGCTTCGCCGTACTCCTCGCCGATCTTCATGACGCGCATGGTCAGCGCCGTCGCTTCGTCGACCGGGCTCTGCTGGTCGATCCACCGCTTGATGTCGCCGAGCTGCTCCCAGATCTTCTCCGGGGTGCCGGCAGTCATGGAGGTCATGTGTCGCCCTTCCTTTCAGGTCGCGAATTCGGAAAATCTGCGGGCTTTGCGCCATCAGCGCTCAAGACGCGGTGCGTCCAGGAAGGGGGCCGTCCTCGGCCTCCAGATAGTCGAAGTCGTCGGCCTCGGCCTGGCAGGGGCACCACTGCGGATGCCGGGCCACCGCGAGCATCATCGAGAAAAGACCGGTGAGTATCGTCGTGCCGAAAATCAGGGCGAGGGCGCAAACCGCTGTGCCGGAATTCACGGACGTCGACCTACTCATCGCTGCGGATCTCCTCGAAGGAAAGACCCGGCCGGCACGGCGCAAAACACCGGCCGGGTCGTCAGGGGCGGCGGACGGGGACTTCCTCCAGGGCGCACATCCCGGAAAGTCGAAGTGAAAACGCTCTTGCCGCGCTTCACCCCGTCCGCCGCAGCTTTTAACCACCCTCGCCGCGCTGGCGGCTCGGCAAGGGTGGCTTGAACGGCTGAGCCTCATCAGCGCTCCAGCCGTGTTCGCGAACTTCGGTACCCCCCAAGGGCCCCCCGTTCGCGTCCTCGCCGGGGCGGGGGCCGCCCCGCCCAGGCAAGTCCGTGTCCGACTCGGTGACCGCCAGCTCATGCAGAGCGCCGGCGACGCGTCGGAGTGTCCCGGGGTCGTTGCGCGCCACCGTTCCGCCCTCAGACACAAGCTGAGTGGCCTCCGTGATCGCTTCGGCGTCCCGCCGGGCGCGCTGGGTGGCGCGCTGGGCGAGCGTCAGTTGCGCTGCCCTGGCCTGTTCCAGCAGATCGACCAACTCGGCGGAGCTGAAGCGCACCTCCACCTCGGCCTCAGTGATGCCGTCGACCGGAGTCAAGTACCGCCCCTGCACCATCAGTTGGAGGGGCAGGTCACGCAACTCGTCGTCTTGCAGGGCTTGTTCAGCCAGAGGTACGAGTCGGAAGGGCATCACGTCCACCCCTTCGGCTGGAAGCACACGCACTTTCCGCCACGGGTCGCGTCTTCCTCGACCGTGTAGCCCGGGGCGAGCATCTCCAGCAGCTCAAGACCCCGGCCTCCTTCCGACGTCAGCGCGTGCTCCCGGTGACGGGGCAGCACCGGTGATGCGTCCCAGACCGAGATCCACAGATCCGACTTAATGACCACGGTGTACTCGGTGCCCGCGCCGTGCAGGACGGCGTTGGTGACAACCTCGCTGATCAGTAGTGCACATGCGTCTAACAGGTCTTCAGTGGCACCCAGTTCCGTGTAAATTCCTGTAGTCCAACTACGCGCCGTGGGGACGGTGTCGGCCTCGCGGTCGAAAGTTCTCGTCGCTTGGATCTGGCTCGGGACTTGATCGGTCAAGCTCATGGCAGCCTCCAGCGCGGCTGCGGCCAGCCACGCAGAACGATCACACACCGCGACGTGGCCCGTCCGGTGCGTAAGGACGAGTGTGGTGCGTACGCAACTGCGTACGCAACCCCACCGCCGGAATTACCCCCAGAAGTGCCGTCCACATGGCGTCACGCGCTACGCTCTGGGCAAAGACCACGGCCGGAGAGGGGAGGATGATCATGGCGCTCAACCCAGTCGCGAATTCAGCGCGGGAGCGCTTCGGCGCTGCGCTACAGGAGGTCCGCCTTGCCGCCCGGGTAAACGGCACCCCGGTGAAGCAGGTCCAGGTGGCCCGTGCGCTGGGGCACAAGTCCTACCACCGGTACTCGCGCATCGAGCGGGGCGAGACGTGGCCCAAGGACAAAGAGTGGGCTGTCATCTGCGATTTTCTGGAGATGGACGACGTCACTCGCGTGCGTCTGGAGACCATGCGGTCCGAGGGCCTGGCCATCGTCGAGAGCGCATGGTGGAACGAGTTCGCGGACGAAACAGACCCCAGCCTCATCCAGTTCGTGACCAACGAGCAGATCGCCAACAAGATCATCACATGCGCCGGCAGCATCATCCCGGGGCTGTTCCAGACCCCCGACTACGGCCGCACACTCACCAGCTACCTCGGCAAATCCACGATGACGCAACGGGTCGTGGAGCGGTCAGTCGAGCTGCGGCAGAACCGACGCAAGGTCTTCGAGCGACCGAACCCGCCGACCGTGGAAGCCATCATCGGAGAGGGCGCTCTCCATCAACGAGTCGGCGGAGCCTTGGTCATGGCACGCCAGCTCGACGCGCTGGTTGAGGACGCCAAGAAGCGCGGTGTCATCTTCCGCGTCATTCCGTTCGAGGCCAATGCTGCCCTTGCGTACCCCTTCCACCTGTTCGAGTTCGGAGAAGGGGAAAAACCCATCGCGGCGTTTGACGTCATGACGGGCATGGCCATCAAAGACACGCCCAAGGATGTCCGTGGGCTGCGGGACTTCATCGGGGACCTGAAGGACTTGTCCCTGTCTCCGGAAAAGTCCTTGGACCGTATCGGGAAGGTCAGAAAAGAGATGTCGAGTGACTGAAGAAGCCCGCACCGCCAAGATGGCCACGCTGGAGGAGCTGCTGGCCATCGACCCGACCACGCTCACGTTCGACAAGTCCTACGAGTCCGCTGGCGGTTCCGGTGACTGCCTTGAGGTCGCCAAGGTCCCGGGCAAGGGCTACCTGCTGCGCCACTCGATCCTCACGGATCATGTGATCCCGCTGACTGAAGGCGAGTACGTCGCTTACTGCAAGGGAATCCAGGCCAGCCAGGAGAGCATCGTCGCCAGCGGCCTGTAAGCCCAGCGCCCACGGCAAAGGCCCGCTCACCCCGTTCAGGTCGGGGAGGGCGGGCCTTCGTCATGCCGGCCTAGAGGCCGAGGAAAAGGCCGAGCTGGACGGTGAGGGAGACGAACAGGTCGAGGCTGCTGGACATGGGGACCTCCGGGTCAGTACGTGGGCATGGAGAAGATGCTGCTGCGGCCGTTGGTGGTCGACGGGGCGCCCGTGGGGGCGGCGCCGAGGCCGAGCTGTGGGCGGGTCGGCCGGCCGCGCACGGGTGCGGTGCCCGGCTGCGCGGTCAGGCGCGGCAGGGACGCGGCCTGGAGCGCTGGCGTAGCGCCGGGTCGGGGGTCGGGCAGCTCTGTGGGCCAGCCGGCCGCGAGGGAGCTGCGAGGGCCGCCTGTAGGAGTGCCGGGGAGCACCTCCTGGAATGCCTGCCAGGACGGGTTTGGCCGCCGGACGAGGGGCATGACGGTCACCTCTTCTCGGATGGGGCGTAATCCACGGTGGCGGGCGGAAAATTGTGCGCGGTAATCGTGGGCAGGGGTGAGGCCCGCGACCTGGCTCGGGGAAATCAGGTCGCGGGCCTCTGTTCGTGGGCCGGTCAGGGGTTTCCGTATTCCGGCTTCGCGTAGGTCATTTTCGGGATCAGCAGGTTGAGCGCCTGAGCGCGCATGTACTTCTCTTCCGTGGTGTGGCCGTCCCACGGGTAGTCCTCGACGGTCGGCACCTTGAGGCCGTCGAAGCAGTCCTTGTCATCGGGGTGGATGTGCCACGACATCTGGCCCTTGGGCGTCTCGATGTACAGGACCGGGTACTCCGGGGCCTGGAGGTCGGTGTGGGAGAACACTCCGCCGAACATTCCGACGTAGCCGCCCAGGAGGTAGGCGCGTTGGCGGTAGAGCGTCATCCCGGATTCCAGCTCACTGTGCACGGCGCACCGCCACGAGGGGCACGGGGAGCACCTGGCCGTCGCGCGTGGTCTCCCACCCCATGCGCAGGACCATTTCGACGTTCCGGGTGTGGTTCAGGAGGAGGCCAGCCACGACGGTTCGGGTCGGGCCGGCCAGGCGTACGGGCGTCAATTCAGTCATCAGGGTGGCCCTTTCTGATCTGGGTTGACGCCTATATTCACTACGCGGTGGAAACTGTTGTCAGCGACACGGACGGCCGACCGAGTGAAACGACTCCGCCCCCTACGCCGAAGCGCATTTCCCGGTGAATCTCGGCGACCGTGAAACTGTTTCTGTCTCGCTCGAATGGCGGCATGTACATCCCGTAGAAGCAGTCCCGGTCCTTGTCGTAGCCCATGCGGACGAGGCCGGCCGGCCAGCGGTAGGGGACCTCCCAGCGCTGCCAGTGGGTCGACACGAACCCGACCAGGTGCAGCTCCTGCATGGCGGCCTGGAGCCGCTGGTGGGGCACCATCGGCTCGACGACGGCCCAGCCGTGGTCCTCGGGTTCGAAATCGCGGGGGAAGGCGAGCAGCCCGAACATCACAGGCTCCTGGGGGCGAACGTGAGGCAGGCGGCGATGCCGAGCTGCACGGCGAGCCGTCGGCGCTTTGCCTCCCTCGTTCTGCGGCCGGTCTCGTCGAGAGTCTTCTCCAGGGCGTGTACGAGGTCGGCCCGGACGCCCAGGGCTTCGCCGTCGGTGTAGACGTGGCTGTCGAGCCGGTCGGCTTCCGTGTTCGCCAGGTGCAGCAGGGGAACGCCGGCAGAGGTCGGCCCGACCGTCCGTACGTCGGCGTGCTCGCACTCGACGCAGCAGCACACCAGGGAGCGGAACTCGTCCACGCCTCGGCACATGGTGTGGTGTCCGAGGGCACAGGCGGTGGAGAGGTAGAGCACCTCCATCAGGCCGTGCAGCAGCTTGGCGGCCTCGCTGAGAGGCATGTCGATGTCGGTGGCTTCAGGCACGGCCCATCTCCTCCTGCTTGGGGGCGAGTTCCCAGGACTCGACCATCTGGCGGCCCGCGTCGGTGACGCTGAAGAAGGCGTCGCCTTCCCGCTTGGCGCTGACGGCGCACTGCTCGCGGACAAGGGCTTGGAGCGCAGCGAAGACGCGACCGGATTGGATTCCTGTGGCGTCCGCGATCTGAAGGACAGTGCACTCCCCGTGGGCGGACAGTGCGCGCAGCGCCTGCATTTTCTCGGTCATGACACCTCATTCGCTCGTGCTGCTGGGTGTGCATAAGCGGAGAGCCCCCTGCCGGGATCAGGCAACAGGGGGCTCCCGTGCACAGACGTCTGATGGGAAAACCGGCCGACGAGGTAGGGCCGACTACCCAAACAGATACCGTACAGAGACATAAACGGGGGGTCCCCAATTTGGTTACGGATCTGTTGGGTGCTCACTCTGATGGCATAGCGCCGAGCGAAGGTCTTCAAGCATCGCGGGGACGATGTCGCACACCTGCACGGCAGGCTCGTCGGCATTGTGCTGGTGTGCCCAGGAGGCACAGAGCATGCGGGCGATATCGGCCGCGACATGCCGTGACCTGCGGATAGGCCGTGCCGTCAGGCCAAGGCCCTGACGGCGGTAGCGGACCCGTCGGACCCACGCCGCGCCAAAGTCCGGGTCACGCCGGCGGAGTTGGTCGACGACCCGGTAGGAACTGTGGGTCTCCACCCCGAACACACTGGGGAAGAAGACTTCTTCGGTGACGGTGAAGGCCAGTCGGCCGAGGCTGGCGGAAAGGTCGAAGGGGTGAGATTCCAGGAGCCGTTGGTTGGTCCTGTCGTTGTTGACGAAGAACTGGACGTAGGCACACCCGAGTAGGCGCCAGTCGGTCCCGACACTCGTTGCTTCCGGCATGTTGCGCATCGTAGCCATTACTGTCCCCGTATGAATTCAAGGCGCGAACGCCGGACTGTGTGTCCCGAGTGCAACAATGAAATGGGTGCCACCCAAATGGCGTATGGGTACTGCGGGGAATGCCGCGACTTCTACGCCGCGCAGGCGGACTTCGACGAGGCCCCGGACGCGTTCACGCCGCCGCGCATCATGGGCGGGGGGTGGATGCGCTGCTGCGGCGCATCCTTGCGGGCCTGGGCCGTGTACCAACCGGCACCCTGGACGGCCGGCGAGAGCGTGCCCTGCGTGTACCAGCTCAGGAACGAGCTGCACGGGATGCGTCTGTGCCCCT
This is a stretch of genomic DNA from Streptomyces sp. NBC_00285. It encodes these proteins:
- a CDS encoding pentapeptide repeat-containing protein, which gives rise to MTPVGSQRDVYKPPITKPARPKVHPDLRQAEAEEFENDATLRAVLLNGTVLSGNVELCDIENSRLSNARFIGASLRQSVLSDSEFDTVDFANFRAQDVSLLRCTVSTSRLTGSHWQSGQFTDVTFEGGRADMALFRGSKLKRVVFQNVILQQADFQGAELTHVVFDGCNVTGGQFANATMKRVEFNNCTMLDIGGTAGLKGATVRGPGALELALSLARDAGIAIEQ
- a CDS encoding aKG-HExxH-type peptide beta-hydroxylase, which gives rise to MHVLNVGHLFEMTARFSHAITGTYPEGADAVPAAYREAITPLRPMSAEGTGVSVSYEDGAWARHCREERIFEHIVGPATASDGPTRERWDGMISAALQLVHEINPDLGKWVDLFVTDIVVFNSGADGGGSANTLPGVVLMSPGKEWDVVQYAECIVHEGLHTGLFILDVVEPLFTLPPAELEKDEYRALSAVKIGQKRPLHAAFHAAVVAVPLMYIEDRLGTGDLVEKYGASLRAACADMQVQREQFTRYGRMLLDEMTEWAETLDFAQVARSISDPDYAGYQPAVAA
- a CDS encoding ATP-binding protein yields the protein MSLTDQVPSQIQATRTFDREADTVPTARSWTTGIYTELGATEDLLDACALLISEVVTNAVLHGAGTEYTVVIKSDLWISVWDASPVLPRHREHALTSEGGRGLELLEMLAPGYTVEEDATRGGKCVCFQPKGWT
- a CDS encoding helix-turn-helix domain-containing protein; the encoded protein is MALNPVANSARERFGAALQEVRLAARVNGTPVKQVQVARALGHKSYHRYSRIERGETWPKDKEWAVICDFLEMDDVTRVRLETMRSEGLAIVESAWWNEFADETDPSLIQFVTNEQIANKIITCAGSIIPGLFQTPDYGRTLTSYLGKSTMTQRVVERSVELRQNRRKVFERPNPPTVEAIIGEGALHQRVGGALVMARQLDALVEDAKKRGVIFRVIPFEANAALAYPFHLFEFGEGEKPIAAFDVMTGMAIKDTPKDVRGLRDFIGDLKDLSLSPEKSLDRIGKVRKEMSSD